A window of Parasynechococcus marenigrum WH 8102 contains these coding sequences:
- a CDS encoding efflux RND transporter periplasmic adaptor subunit, translating to MRHPQRLLLSLAALVTVSSCKGEAPKQPPPPKVQAVSTQMADFTEGVDTVSTLEASNLVELAAQSGGRILELKIKQGDEVDPGQLLVVLDQAQQQARLAEDKAKSETARANYERYQYLSKTGAASQKELDRYRTQYIAAMETVKSTEATLSYNNLRSPSSGTVADVTVKLGDVIQTGQVFTSLVQNNELEARVEVPAVYSNRLALGQPVLLSAPGSENVIATGKVDSIDPRVNKKTQGLLVKAVFPNEDGKLRDGQRLRTRVQINAQQELSVPFAAVTQTSGQSFVFRLGTFEELKENPGKADLEKLENGIKAGKLPADAQFALQTPVTVGELENQLYPITKGLEANQKVATTNLLNLKHGMPVQVQPAKAN from the coding sequence GTGCGTCATCCGCAGCGACTGCTTCTTTCCCTTGCCGCTCTGGTCACCGTCAGTTCTTGTAAGGGAGAAGCCCCCAAGCAGCCGCCGCCGCCGAAGGTTCAGGCCGTGTCCACCCAGATGGCGGATTTCACTGAAGGCGTCGACACCGTCAGCACGCTTGAGGCCAGCAATCTGGTGGAACTGGCAGCTCAGTCGGGTGGTCGGATCCTTGAGCTGAAGATCAAGCAGGGCGATGAAGTCGATCCCGGTCAGCTGCTGGTGGTGCTGGATCAGGCTCAGCAGCAGGCCAGGTTGGCGGAGGACAAGGCTAAATCCGAGACGGCGCGCGCGAACTACGAGCGCTATCAATACCTCTCCAAAACCGGTGCCGCGTCTCAAAAGGAGCTGGATCGCTACCGCACCCAGTACATCGCTGCGATGGAAACGGTGAAGTCCACAGAAGCCACCTTGAGCTACAACAACTTGCGGTCTCCTTCTTCAGGGACTGTGGCAGATGTCACCGTCAAGCTGGGTGACGTGATCCAGACGGGCCAGGTGTTCACCAGCCTCGTGCAGAACAACGAGCTTGAAGCCCGCGTGGAAGTGCCTGCGGTGTACTCCAATCGTCTGGCCCTCGGACAGCCGGTGTTGCTCAGTGCTCCTGGCAGCGAGAACGTGATCGCCACAGGCAAGGTTGATTCGATTGATCCCCGGGTCAACAAAAAGACCCAGGGGTTGCTGGTGAAAGCGGTATTCCCCAATGAAGACGGCAAGCTGCGCGATGGCCAGCGCCTGCGCACTCGGGTACAGATCAATGCGCAACAAGAGCTGTCGGTTCCCTTTGCAGCGGTGACGCAGACCTCTGGACAGAGCTTTGTGTTCCGACTCGGCACGTTTGAGGAGCTCAAAGAGAACCCCGGTAAGGCTGATCTGGAGAAGCTTGAGAATGGAATCAAGGCGGGCAAATTGCCGGCTGATGCCCAGTTCGCTCTGCAGACCCCCGTCACGGTGGGCGAACTCGAAAATCAGCTTTACCCGATCACCAAAGGGCTTGAGGCCAATCAGAAGGTGGCCACCACCAATCTGCTCAACCTGAAACACGGCATGCCCGTGCAGGTGCAACCCGCCAAGGCGAACTGA